Proteins from one Loktanella sp. M215 genomic window:
- a CDS encoding cell division protein FtsX — protein MNLRVPSGLARALALLVGNPSADRAVPPTGFTARLTVFTAGSMAFLAVFAIAFSLATGRLADRWSAELARTATLRISAPVDQAAAQVSRALTVLEQTPGVATARALTDDEERALLEPWFGPDLPLDTLPIPQLIEITETAEGYDATGLRARLQAEVPGAVLDDHTRWRAPLVDAANRLRTMGWVALLLIGAATAAMITLAAQSALSANAQVIRVMRLVGARDSYIARAFVRRFTLRSGLGAAIGTAAGLIAVAALPGDADAAGFLTGLGFQGWGWLVPLLIPPLAAVTAFFATRAAALRTLRSQA, from the coding sequence GTGAACCTGCGCGTGCCATCGGGCCTTGCGCGTGCGCTGGCGCTGCTGGTGGGCAACCCCAGCGCTGACCGTGCCGTGCCGCCGACCGGGTTCACCGCCCGCCTGACGGTCTTTACCGCCGGGTCCATGGCCTTTCTGGCGGTCTTCGCCATCGCATTTTCGCTCGCCACGGGGCGGCTGGCCGACCGCTGGTCCGCGGAACTGGCCCGCACGGCCACGCTGCGCATCTCTGCCCCGGTCGATCAGGCCGCAGCACAGGTCAGCCGCGCGCTGACGGTGCTGGAACAGACCCCCGGCGTCGCCACCGCCCGCGCCTTGACCGACGACGAAGAGCGTGCCCTGCTGGAACCGTGGTTCGGCCCCGACCTGCCGCTCGATACCCTGCCGATCCCGCAGCTGATCGAGATCACGGAAACCGCCGAGGGCTATGACGCGACGGGCTTGCGGGCACGCCTGCAGGCCGAGGTGCCGGGGGCGGTACTGGACGACCATACCCGCTGGCGGGCACCCCTTGTGGACGCGGCCAACCGCCTGCGGACCATGGGCTGGGTCGCACTGCTGCTGATCGGGGCCGCCACGGCCGCGATGATCACGCTGGCGGCACAGTCTGCCCTGTCGGCCAACGCGCAGGTGATCCGTGTGATGCGCCTTGTTGGCGCGCGTGACAGCTATATCGCGCGGGCCTTCGTGCGCCGGTTCACCCTGCGGTCAGGGCTGGGCGCTGCCATCGGCACCGCCGCCGGCCTGATCGCCGTGGCCGCATTGCCCGGTGACGCCGACGCGGCGGGCTTTCTGACGGGCTTGGGCTTTCAGGGGTGGGGCTGGCTGGTGCCTCTGCTGATCCCGCCACTGGCCGCCGTCACCGCCTTTTTCGCCACCCGGGCCGCGGCCCTGCGCACGCTGAGGTCTCAGGCATGA
- a CDS encoding lysophospholipid acyltransferase family protein, translating to MSYALQWVRSLAFAIVMYLLMAVMGILFLPYAMIDRDGAMKTCKMYARAVIWLAGWMIGLRFEVRGSPPVTGCMIAAKHQSFMDVMFIYQLLPRPRFIMKRLLLYAPVLGWFAYRAGCIPVDRGKKGRAIKDMLARVKAGDAAPGQLCIYPQGTRVAPGAVMPYKKGTAALYAELGQPVVPVATNIGVFWPKRGIYRKPGTAVFAFLDPIPPGGSLRGFLRELEEAIETQSNALAREAGMTLPLPPVSEV from the coding sequence ATGAGTTACGCTCTCCAATGGGTCCGGTCGCTGGCCTTTGCCATCGTGATGTATCTGCTGATGGCGGTCATGGGGATCCTGTTCCTGCCCTATGCGATGATCGACCGTGACGGCGCGATGAAGACCTGCAAGATGTACGCCCGCGCGGTGATCTGGCTGGCCGGCTGGATGATCGGCCTGCGGTTCGAGGTGCGCGGCAGCCCCCCCGTCACCGGCTGCATGATCGCGGCCAAGCACCAGTCCTTCATGGATGTCATGTTCATCTACCAGCTTCTGCCGCGCCCGCGCTTCATCATGAAGCGCCTGCTGCTTTATGCGCCGGTGCTGGGCTGGTTTGCCTATCGCGCGGGATGCATCCCCGTCGATCGTGGCAAGAAAGGCCGCGCGATCAAGGACATGCTGGCGCGGGTCAAGGCCGGCGACGCCGCGCCGGGACAGCTGTGCATCTATCCGCAGGGCACCCGCGTCGCGCCGGGGGCGGTCATGCCCTACAAGAAGGGTACCGCGGCGCTCTATGCCGAGCTGGGACAGCCGGTGGTGCCGGTCGCCACGAATATCGGGGTCTTCTGGCCCAAGCGCGGCATCTACCGCAAGCCCGGCACGGCGGTCTTTGCCTTTCTGGACCCGATCCCGCCGGGCGGGTCGCTGCGCGGTTTCCTGCGCGAGCTGGAAGAGGCGATCGAGACGCAGTCCAATGCTCTGGCCCGCGAGGCGGGTATGACCCTGCCGCTGCCGCCCGTGTCAGAGGTCTGA
- a CDS encoding acetyl-CoA carboxylase carboxyltransferase subunit alpha: MTQYLDFEKPLAEIEGKAEELRAMARENAEMDVEKEAAALDKKSRDLLKSLYANLTPWRKCQVARHPERPHCKDYIAALFSDFTPLAGDRNFADDHAVMGGLARFDGRSVVVIGHEKGHDTKSRIAHNFGMARPEGYRKAIRLMELANRFGLPVVTLVDTPGAYPGKGAEERGQSEAIARATEACLDLSVPLISVVIGEGGSGGAVAFATANRVLMLEHSIYSVISPEGCASILWKDAAKTQEAAAALRLTAQNLQELGVCDRIIPEPLGGAHRAPAAAVQSVGAALTKTLAELEKVAPDQVRLDRRRKYLELGKKGLAA, translated from the coding sequence ATGACCCAGTACCTCGATTTCGAAAAACCGCTCGCCGAGATCGAAGGCAAGGCGGAAGAGCTGCGCGCCATGGCGCGCGAGAACGCCGAGATGGACGTGGAAAAAGAGGCCGCGGCGCTCGACAAGAAAAGCCGCGACCTGCTGAAATCGCTTTATGCCAACCTCACGCCCTGGCGCAAATGCCAGGTGGCGCGGCATCCGGAACGGCCGCATTGCAAGGATTACATCGCGGCCCTGTTCAGCGATTTCACGCCGCTGGCCGGTGACCGGAATTTTGCCGACGACCATGCCGTGATGGGCGGTCTTGCGCGGTTCGACGGGCGGTCCGTCGTGGTGATCGGCCACGAAAAGGGGCACGATACGAAATCGCGCATCGCCCACAACTTTGGCATGGCCCGCCCCGAAGGCTATCGCAAGGCGATCCGTCTGATGGAACTGGCGAACCGTTTCGGGCTGCCGGTCGTCACGCTGGTCGACACCCCCGGCGCCTATCCCGGCAAGGGGGCAGAGGAGCGGGGCCAGTCGGAGGCCATCGCCCGCGCCACCGAGGCCTGCCTCGATCTGTCCGTGCCGCTGATCAGCGTCGTGATCGGCGAGGGCGGATCTGGCGGCGCCGTGGCCTTTGCCACCGCGAACCGTGTCCTGATGCTGGAACATTCGATCTATTCGGTCATCAGCCCCGAAGGCTGTGCGTCGATCCTGTGGAAGGACGCGGCCAAGACGCAAGAGGCCGCCGCCGCCCTGCGTCTGACGGCACAGAACCTGCAAGAGTTGGGCGTCTGCGACCGGATCATTCCCGAACCGCTGGGCGGCGCGCACCGCGCGCCCGCAGCTGCAGTCCAGTCCGTGGGTGCGGCGCTGACAAAAACTCTGGCCGAACTGGAAAAGGTGGCCCCGGATCAGGTCCGCCTCGACCGGCGCCGCAAGTACCTCGAACTCGGCAAGAAGGGCCTTGCCGCCTGA
- a CDS encoding L-malyl-CoA/beta-methylmalyl-CoA lyase yields MSFRLQPTPPARPNRCQLFGPGSNTKLFAKMAASDADVINLDLEDSVAPSDKAAARANIITAINDVDWTTKHLSVRINSLDTPFWYRDVVDLLEQAGDRLDQIMIPKVGCAADVYAVDALVTAIEAAKGRTRRIGFEVIIESAAGLVNVNEIAAASPRMQAMSLGAADFAASMGMQTTGIGGTQDNYYMLQGDTRHYADPWHWAQTAIVAACRTHGILPVDGPFGDFSDDEGYRAQARRSATLGMVGKWAIHPRQIALANEVFTPSDAAVAEAREILAAMEDAKARGEGATVYKGRLVDIASIKQAEVIVKQSEMIAG; encoded by the coding sequence ATGTCATTTCGCCTGCAGCCGACGCCCCCCGCCCGCCCGAACCGGTGCCAGCTTTTCGGACCCGGATCCAATACGAAACTCTTTGCCAAGATGGCAGCGTCGGACGCGGATGTGATCAACCTCGATCTGGAGGATTCGGTCGCCCCCAGTGACAAGGCGGCGGCGCGAGCGAATATCATCACCGCCATCAACGACGTCGACTGGACCACGAAACATCTGTCGGTCCGGATCAACAGCCTTGATACGCCGTTCTGGTATCGCGACGTGGTGGACCTGCTGGAGCAGGCGGGCGACCGTCTGGACCAGATCATGATCCCCAAGGTGGGCTGCGCCGCGGACGTCTATGCCGTCGACGCGCTGGTCACGGCGATCGAGGCCGCCAAGGGACGCACCCGGCGCATCGGGTTCGAGGTCATCATCGAATCCGCCGCCGGTCTAGTCAACGTGAACGAAATCGCGGCCGCATCGCCCCGGATGCAGGCGATGAGCCTTGGTGCGGCGGACTTTGCCGCCTCGATGGGCATGCAGACCACCGGGATCGGGGGGACACAGGACAACTATTACATGCTGCAGGGTGACACGCGCCACTATGCCGATCCTTGGCACTGGGCGCAGACCGCGATCGTCGCCGCCTGCCGAACCCACGGCATCCTGCCAGTCGACGGCCCGTTCGGCGATTTTTCGGACGACGAAGGCTATCGTGCGCAGGCCCGCCGCAGCGCCACGCTGGGCATGGTCGGCAAATGGGCGATCCACCCTCGGCAGATCGCCTTGGCGAACGAGGTCTTTACCCCCTCCGACGCTGCCGTGGCCGAGGCGCGCGAGATCCTCGCCGCCATGGAGGACGCCAAGGCGCGGGGCGAAGGGGCGACCGTCTACAAGGGGCGCCTCGTCGATATCGCCAGCATCAAGCAGGCCGAGGTCATCGTGAAGCAATCCGAGATGATCGCAGGCTGA
- the cueR gene encoding Cu(I)-responsive transcriptional regulator, with the protein MNIGEAATRASLPPKTIRYYEDIGLVTPRRDDNGYRAFSDSDVHRLIFLGRARALVFTIEDCRALTALWADSHRASADVRRIATDHLARIAVKIADLRAMQQTLSHLVSSCAGDDRPDCPILHNLEHTA; encoded by the coding sequence ATGAATATCGGTGAAGCCGCCACGCGCGCCAGCCTGCCGCCCAAGACGATCCGCTACTACGAGGACATCGGCCTCGTGACGCCCCGGCGCGACGATAACGGCTATCGCGCGTTCAGCGACAGCGACGTGCACCGGCTGATCTTTCTGGGCCGCGCCCGGGCGCTTGTGTTCACGATCGAGGATTGCCGCGCCCTGACGGCGCTCTGGGCCGACAGCCACCGCGCCAGCGCCGACGTCCGCCGCATCGCCACCGATCATCTGGCGCGGATCGCGGTCAAGATTGCCGATCTGCGCGCCATGCAGCAGACCCTGTCGCATCTGGTGTCGTCTTGTGCGGGCGACGACAGGCCGGATTGCCCGATCCTGCATAACCTTGAACATACCGCCTGA
- a CDS encoding heavy metal translocating P-type ATPase, translating into MPDASPITLSVTGMSCASCVGRVERALRAVPGVTQAQVNLATETAQVHYIEGAAMPADLTAAAAAAGYPATVAGGDTGDATTDRAAHKDAEAQALSRRLLIVAVLTLPVFVTEMGGHLFPPLHRFVADSIGMQTSWVIQFVLTTLVLVWPGRSFYARGVPALLRGAPDMNSLVALGTAAAWGYSTVVTFAPGLLPAQGRAVYFEAAAVIVVLILLGRTLEARAKGRTGAAIARLVGLRPKTAHALIAGVSVLIVACPCAMGLATPTSIMVGTGRAADLGVLFRRGDALQALQGVPVVALDKTGTLTAGRPELTDLVTTAGFDADEVLTLVAAAEGASEHPVASAILRAAKAKGLEVATAADFQSITGLGLSATVGDRSVLVGADRLMTREGVDMAAAPRADDLTAQGRSPLYVAIDGQLAGLLAVADPVKPGTPAAVKALQDMGLIVAMITGDSAATARAIAATLGIDDVVAEVLPDGKVAALSRLRETHGAVAFVGDGINDATALASADVGLAIGTGTDVAIEMADVVLMSGDLRAVVDALAVSRATMRNIRQNLFWAFGYNVALIPVAAGVLYPLNGTFLSPALAAGAMALSSVFVLTNALLLRRVPSAAPDLPRATVAPAARNVTREVRP; encoded by the coding sequence ATGCCCGATGCATCACCGATCACATTGTCCGTCACGGGGATGTCCTGCGCGTCCTGCGTGGGGCGGGTGGAACGTGCCTTGCGGGCGGTGCCGGGTGTGACGCAGGCGCAGGTCAACCTCGCGACCGAGACGGCGCAGGTGCATTACATCGAAGGTGCGGCCATGCCCGCCGACCTGACCGCGGCGGCTGCCGCTGCGGGCTATCCGGCGACCGTCGCGGGCGGCGATACGGGCGATGCCACGACGGACCGCGCCGCCCACAAGGATGCCGAGGCGCAGGCCTTGTCCCGCCGCCTGCTGATCGTCGCCGTGCTGACACTGCCGGTTTTCGTGACCGAGATGGGGGGCCATCTGTTTCCGCCCCTGCACCGGTTCGTGGCCGACAGCATCGGGATGCAGACATCCTGGGTGATCCAGTTCGTGCTGACGACCCTCGTGCTGGTCTGGCCGGGGCGGTCGTTCTATGCGCGCGGCGTGCCCGCCCTGCTGCGCGGGGCACCGGACATGAACAGCCTCGTGGCGCTGGGGACCGCGGCGGCCTGGGGCTATTCGACGGTCGTGACCTTTGCGCCCGGCCTGCTGCCCGCACAGGGCCGCGCCGTCTATTTCGAGGCGGCGGCGGTGATCGTCGTGCTGATCCTGCTGGGTCGCACGCTGGAGGCGCGGGCCAAGGGCCGCACCGGCGCCGCCATCGCGCGGCTGGTCGGGCTGCGCCCCAAGACGGCGCATGCGCTGATCGCCGGCGTATCGGTGCTGATCGTGGCCTGTCCCTGTGCGATGGGGCTGGCGACGCCGACCTCGATCATGGTGGGCACGGGGCGGGCGGCGGACCTTGGCGTGCTGTTCCGGCGCGGCGATGCACTGCAGGCCTTACAGGGGGTGCCGGTCGTCGCACTCGACAAGACCGGCACGCTGACCGCAGGGCGCCCGGAACTGACCGACCTTGTGACGACAGCGGGCTTCGATGCCGATGAAGTGCTGACGCTGGTCGCCGCTGCAGAGGGCGCGTCGGAGCATCCGGTCGCCAGCGCGATCCTGCGTGCGGCCAAGGCGAAAGGGCTGGAGGTCGCGACCGCTGCAGACTTTCAGTCGATCACCGGCCTTGGCCTTTCGGCGACCGTCGGGGACCGGAGCGTGCTGGTCGGGGCGGACCGGCTGATGACGCGCGAGGGTGTGGATATGGCTGCCGCGCCGCGAGCGGATGACCTGACGGCCCAAGGGCGTTCGCCGCTTTATGTCGCCATCGACGGGCAGTTGGCGGGTCTGCTGGCGGTCGCCGATCCGGTCAAGCCCGGCACGCCGGCTGCGGTCAAGGCGCTGCAGGACATGGGGCTGATCGTCGCCATGATCACGGGCGACAGTGCCGCCACGGCGCGGGCCATCGCCGCGACGCTCGGCATCGACGATGTCGTGGCAGAGGTCCTGCCGGACGGCAAGGTGGCTGCCCTCTCGCGGCTGCGCGAGACGCATGGCGCCGTGGCCTTTGTCGGCGACGGCATCAACGATGCAACGGCGCTGGCCAGCGCCGACGTGGGGCTGGCCATCGGGACCGGCACGGACGTCGCGATCGAAATGGCGGATGTCGTCCTGATGTCCGGCGACCTGCGGGCGGTCGTGGATGCGCTGGCGGTCAGCCGTGCGACGATGCGCAACATCCGCCAGAACCTGTTCTGGGCCTTCGGCTATAACGTGGCGCTGATCCCGGTGGCGGCGGGGGTGCTGTATCCCCTGAACGGCACGTTTTTGTCGCCGGCGCTGGCGGCGGGGGCAATGGCGCTGTCCAGCGTCTTCGTGCTGACCAACGCACTGCTGTTGCGGCGCGTGCCCTCGGCCGCACCCGACCTGCCCCGCGCGACAGTCGCCCCGGCCGCCCGCAACGTGACACGAGAGGTCCGTCCATGA
- a CDS encoding heavy-metal-associated domain-containing protein translates to MTTYSIPDMSCGHCKATIEKTVHGLDPAATLTFDMPARTVQVQSGTDDARLQQALAAEGYPATPV, encoded by the coding sequence ATGACCACCTATTCCATCCCCGACATGAGCTGCGGCCACTGCAAGGCGACCATCGAAAAGACCGTCCACGGCCTCGACCCCGCGGCCACGCTGACCTTCGACATGCCGGCCCGCACGGTGCAGGTGCAGTCCGGCACCGACGACGCCCGCCTGCAGCAGGCGCTCGCGGCAGAGGGGTATCCGGCCACGCCGGTCTGA
- a CDS encoding glycosyl transferase, with product MSDRPLSRSLIKLGALLAGPARAHRQDLWPHLAIDRPGGLVTWRGKPLLTLRRPSDLIPQDAPLLAVVGSGPSLAAQRIENLPPRTAILLNGAATLADRIAPLALAIEDERFVFRHHEMLPTLPRDLPWLLSPAALRAIASVDPSLLTTRPVALIDNLAKPLNASRRRLDDPALDALLLRGDGAALSRDPDVGVVIVGTVAFSALQIALAARPAQIVLVGIDLGNAAAPRFYETAGDTAPSGLVAGLDRSLAGFALARDHAAASGVALTCASPVSALLGLGMPRTDLLDA from the coding sequence ATGAGCGACCGCCCCCTGTCCCGTAGCCTCATCAAACTCGGTGCGCTTCTGGCTGGACCGGCCCGGGCGCACCGACAGGACCTCTGGCCGCATCTGGCGATCGACCGCCCCGGTGGTCTGGTCACATGGCGGGGGAAACCGCTGCTGACCCTGCGCCGCCCCAGCGACCTGATTCCGCAGGATGCGCCGCTGCTGGCCGTCGTCGGCAGCGGCCCCTCGCTGGCCGCCCAGCGGATCGAGAATCTGCCGCCCCGCACCGCCATCCTGCTCAACGGCGCCGCGACTCTTGCCGACCGGATTGCGCCACTCGCCCTCGCAATAGAGGACGAGCGGTTCGTCTTTCGCCATCATGAAATGCTGCCGACCCTGCCGCGCGATCTGCCGTGGCTGCTGTCGCCCGCAGCCCTGCGCGCCATCGCATCGGTCGATCCGTCCCTGCTGACGACCCGCCCCGTGGCGCTGATCGACAACCTCGCAAAACCGCTGAACGCTTCCCGCCGTCGCCTCGACGATCCCGCTCTCGATGCGCTGCTGCTGCGCGGTGACGGGGCGGCCCTGTCGCGCGACCCGGACGTGGGCGTCGTCATTGTCGGCACGGTCGCCTTTTCCGCCCTGCAGATCGCCCTGGCCGCCCGCCCGGCGCAGATCGTGCTGGTGGGCATCGACCTCGGCAACGCGGCAGCCCCCCGGTTTTATGAGACGGCAGGCGACACGGCGCCCAGCGGCCTTGTCGCGGGGCTGGACCGCAGCCTTGCAGGCTTTGCGCTCGCCCGCGATCACGCGGCGGCGTCGGGTGTGGCGTTGACCTGCGCCTCGCCCGTCTCGGCGTTGCTGGGATTGGGCATGCCGCGCACGGACCTGCTGGACGCCTAG
- the pnp gene encoding polyribonucleotide nucleotidyltransferase yields the protein MFHEVKKSMQWGEETLTLETGKVARQADGSVIATLGETSVMANVTFARKQKPGQDFFPLTVHYQEKYYAAGKVPGGFFKREARPTEKETLTARLIDRPIRPLFVPGFKNEVLVMCTVLSHDMVNDPDMVAMIAASAALTISGAPFRGPIAACRVGFVDGEYILNPEIDDMHNLRNNPEQRLDLVVAGTKDAVMMVESEAYELTEDEMLGAVTFAHDAIQPVIDLIIDLAEDSAKEPFDFTPADYSALSAAVKAAGEDKMRAAYAITDKQERTAAVSKAKDDIIASLTEEQQEDGNLGPALKKLESNVLRGDVVKNGRRIDGRALDEIRPIVSEVGILPRTHGSALFTRGETQGLVVTTLGTGDDEQMIDALTGMYKTNFMLHYNFPPYSVGEVGRVGSPGRREIGHGKLAWRALQAVLPAATDFPYTIRIVSEITESNGSSSMASVCGGSLSMMDAGVPLKSAVAGVAMGLVMEDDGSYAVLSDILGDEDHLGDMDFKVAGTENGITSLQMDIKIAGITPEIMKKALEQAKAGRLHILGEMGKALTGAGKFSVHAPKIETMQIATDKIREVIGSGGKVIREIVEVSGAKVDINDDGVIKIASNDADKIKKAYDMIWSIVAEPEEGKIYKGTVVKLVDFGAFVNFFGKKDGLVHVSQIENRRLNHPSDVLKEGQDVWVKLLGFDDRGKVRLSMKMVDQTTGTETVEETSEA from the coding sequence ATGTTTCATGAAGTAAAGAAATCCATGCAGTGGGGCGAAGAGACGCTTACACTCGAAACGGGCAAGGTCGCCCGTCAGGCCGACGGTTCGGTCATCGCCACGCTGGGCGAAACCTCCGTCATGGCCAACGTGACCTTCGCGCGCAAGCAAAAGCCCGGTCAGGACTTTTTCCCGCTGACCGTTCATTACCAGGAAAAGTATTACGCTGCCGGCAAGGTGCCCGGTGGTTTCTTCAAGCGTGAAGCCCGCCCGACCGAAAAAGAAACGCTGACCGCGCGTCTGATCGACCGTCCGATCCGCCCGCTGTTCGTCCCCGGCTTCAAGAACGAAGTGCTGGTGATGTGCACCGTGCTGTCCCACGACATGGTCAACGATCCCGACATGGTCGCGATGATCGCAGCGTCCGCAGCACTCACGATCTCTGGCGCGCCGTTCCGTGGCCCGATCGCCGCCTGCCGCGTGGGCTTCGTGGATGGTGAATACATCCTGAACCCCGAAATCGACGACATGCACAACCTGCGCAACAACCCCGAGCAGCGGCTCGATCTGGTTGTCGCGGGCACCAAAGATGCCGTCATGATGGTGGAATCGGAAGCCTACGAGCTGACCGAGGACGAGATGCTGGGTGCCGTGACCTTCGCGCACGACGCGATCCAGCCGGTCATCGACCTGATCATCGATCTGGCCGAAGACTCTGCGAAAGAGCCGTTCGACTTTACCCCTGCCGACTATTCAGCGCTGTCCGCAGCCGTGAAGGCCGCTGGCGAGGACAAGATGCGGGCTGCCTACGCGATCACCGACAAGCAGGAACGCACCGCTGCCGTGTCCAAGGCCAAGGACGACATCATCGCGTCCCTGACGGAAGAGCAGCAGGAAGACGGCAACCTTGGCCCGGCGCTGAAGAAGCTGGAATCCAACGTGCTGCGCGGCGATGTCGTCAAGAACGGTCGTCGTATCGACGGTCGTGCTCTGGACGAAATCCGCCCGATCGTCAGCGAAGTCGGCATCCTGCCCCGGACCCATGGCTCTGCCCTGTTCACCCGTGGTGAGACGCAAGGCCTGGTCGTCACCACGCTGGGCACCGGCGATGACGAGCAGATGATCGACGCGCTGACCGGCATGTATAAGACGAACTTCATGCTGCACTACAACTTCCCGCCGTATTCGGTCGGTGAAGTGGGTCGTGTCGGCTCTCCGGGTCGTCGTGAAATCGGTCATGGCAAGCTGGCGTGGCGTGCGCTGCAGGCCGTTCTGCCCGCCGCGACCGACTTCCCCTACACCATCCGCATCGTGTCAGAGATCACGGAGTCCAACGGCTCCTCCTCGATGGCATCGGTCTGCGGTGGTTCGCTGTCGATGATGGACGCGGGCGTTCCGCTGAAGTCCGCCGTGGCCGGTGTGGCCATGGGTCTGGTGATGGAAGACGACGGCTCCTACGCCGTGCTGTCCGACATTCTGGGTGACGAAGACCACCTGGGCGACATGGACTTCAAAGTGGCTGGTACCGAGAACGGCATCACGTCGCTGCAGATGGACATCAAGATCGCAGGCATCACGCCCGAGATCATGAAAAAGGCGCTGGAGCAGGCCAAGGCCGGCCGTCTTCACATCCTCGGCGAGATGGGCAAGGCCCTGACGGGTGCTGGCAAGTTCAGCGTCCACGCGCCGAAGATCGAGACGATGCAGATTGCCACCGACAAGATCCGTGAAGTCATCGGGTCCGGCGGCAAGGTCATCCGCGAGATCGTGGAAGTGTCCGGCGCCAAGGTCGACATCAACGACGATGGCGTGATCAAGATCGCGTCCAACGACGCGGACAAGATCAAGAAGGCCTATGACATGATCTGGTCGATCGTGGCAGAGCCGGAAGAAGGCAAGATCTACAAGGGCACGGTCGTCAAGCTGGTCGACTTCGGCGCCTTCGTGAACTTCTTCGGCAAGAAGGACGGTCTGGTCCACGTGTCGCAGATCGAAAACCGCCGCTTGAACCACCCGTCCGACGTGCTGAAAGAAGGCCAGGACGTCTGGGTCAAGCTGCTGGGCTTTGACGATCGCGGCAAGGTCCGTCTGTCGATGAAGATGGTCGATCAGACCACCGGCACCGAAACGGTCGAAGAAACCTCCGAGGCGTAA
- a CDS encoding GreA/GreB family elongation factor: MNKAFTKEDEGPQADRLDDLPQSPHPNYVTPAGLDALQARLRDRHVDLVKWRDGGDNLDNKLPRAMAERDIRFLEERINRAVLVDPAQQDPAVVAFGACVTVVDADDRQTDWHIVGEDEADPANHLIAPFSPLAKAMLGARVGDLVDWIKPGGTVELEIVAIRYFT; the protein is encoded by the coding sequence ATGAACAAAGCATTCACCAAAGAAGACGAGGGCCCGCAGGCCGACCGGCTGGACGATCTGCCGCAAAGTCCGCATCCGAACTATGTCACGCCGGCCGGTCTGGATGCGTTGCAGGCGCGTCTGCGCGACCGCCATGTGGATCTGGTCAAGTGGCGCGATGGTGGCGACAATCTGGATAACAAATTGCCGCGTGCGATGGCAGAGCGCGATATCCGGTTTCTGGAAGAGCGGATCAATCGCGCCGTGCTGGTCGATCCGGCGCAGCAGGATCCCGCGGTCGTGGCCTTCGGTGCTTGCGTGACCGTTGTGGATGCGGATGACCGGCAGACCGACTGGCACATCGTGGGCGAGGATGAGGCGGATCCGGCCAATCATCTGATCGCGCCATTTTCACCCTTGGCGAAGGCGATGCTGGGCGCGCGGGTCGGTGATCTGGTAGACTGGATCAAGCCCGGTGGCACGGTCGAGCTGGAGATCGTGGCGATCCGCTATTTTACATAA
- the rpsO gene encoding 30S ribosomal protein S15, with amino-acid sequence MSITPDEKARLMKEYAIKEGDTGSPEVQVAILSSRIATLTEHFKFHKKDNHGRRGLLKMVALRRKLLDYTRAKDEARYQDLIKRLGLRR; translated from the coding sequence ATGTCGATTACGCCCGATGAAAAAGCCCGCCTGATGAAGGAATACGCGATCAAGGAGGGCGACACCGGTTCGCCCGAAGTCCAGGTCGCCATCCTGTCCTCGCGAATCGCCACCCTGACCGAGCACTTCAAGTTCCACAAAAAAGATAACCACGGTCGCCGTGGTCTGCTCAAGATGGTGGCCCTGCGCCGCAAGCTGCTGGATTACACCCGCGCCAAGGACGAGGCCCGTTATCAGGACCTGATCAAGCGTCTGGGCCTGCGTCGCTGA